The Litorilinea aerophila genome includes the window ACCGCACCCACTTCCCCCGCATCTCTCGAGAGCTGGCCCGCTGGCTGGTGGATCGGGGCGTCTGGCTGCTGGGCGTGGAGATGCCGTCGGTGGCCTCCCTGCAGGATCGGGAGGAGCTGCGGGAAGTCCACCAGATCCTCCTGCGGGGGGAGGTAGTGATTGTGGAGTGCCTGGCCCACCTGGAGGAGTTACCCGAAGAGGTGGAATTCATTGCCCTGCCCCTGAAAATCCAGGACGGCGACGGCACGCCCGTGCGAGCCGTCGCCCTGGTCGAGAGGAGTGAACAACCATGAAGATCGGCGCCGTCTTTCCCCAAACCGAATTCGGCAACGATCCCGTAGCCCTGCGGGACTACGCCCAAACCCTGGAAGGCCTGGGCTACCACCATGTCCTGGCCTATGACCACGTGCTGGGCGCCAATCCCAACCGCCCCGGCGGCTGGAACGGCCCCTACACCTACCAGACGCCCTTCCACGAACCCTTCGTCCTCTTCAGCTTCATGGCGGGCGTGACCACCCGCCTGGAGTTTGCCACCGGCATCATCATCCTGCCCCAACGGCAGACGGCCCTGGTGGCCAAGCAGGCCGCCACCCTGGACGTGCTCAGCGGCGGCCGGCTGCGCCTGGGCATCGGCATCGGCTGGAATCAGGTGGAATACGAGTGCCTGAACGAGAATTTCCACAACCGGGGCCGTCGGGTGGAGGAACAGGTGGAGGTCCTGCGCCTCCTCTGGACACAGCCCCTGGTGCAGTTCAAGGGGCGCTGGCATTCCATTCCCGACGCCGGCATCAACCCCCTGCCTATCCAGCAGCCCATCCCCATC containing:
- a CDS encoding LLM class F420-dependent oxidoreductase, whose protein sequence is MKIGAVFPQTEFGNDPVALRDYAQTLEGLGYHHVLAYDHVLGANPNRPGGWNGPYTYQTPFHEPFVLFSFMAGVTTRLEFATGIIILPQRQTALVAKQAATLDVLSGGRLRLGIGIGWNQVEYECLNENFHNRGRRVEEQVEVLRLLWTQPLVQFKGRWHSIPDAGINPLPIQQPIPIWFGGHAEAVMRRIARWGAGWMPNYRRVEEARPNLELLEQFLAETGRSRDEVGLEPRLAYGDGNPDRWRQWMEEWQAVGATHMTVNTMGCGFATPAEHMAALERFARETGLRPPASP